From Synergistaceae bacterium, the proteins below share one genomic window:
- a CDS encoding Lar family restriction alleviation protein, which translates to MSKELLPCPFCGNSAILYEFGDNTYSVRCDRSHCKISPRSNRFDSLDKAIDAWNTRANIQEA; encoded by the coding sequence ATGAGTAAAGAATTATTACCATGTCCATTTTGCGGCAATAGTGCCATATTGTATGAATTTGGCGATAATACATATAGTGTGCGATGTGATAGGAGTCATTGCAAAATATCGCCGAGAAGCAATAGATTTGATTCTCTTGATAAAGCAATCGACGCATGGAATACCCGCGCAAATATTCAGGAGGCTTAA
- a CDS encoding Lar family restriction alleviation protein: MSEKLKPCPFCGSELVSYSKGNVKAPFYFFKCCNSECGAIVSFDNIHCNFRPELAIELWNTRAEVKS; encoded by the coding sequence AATTAAAGCCTTGTCCATTTTGCGGGAGTGAACTTGTATCTTACTCAAAAGGCAATGTGAAAGCTCCATTTTATTTTTTCAAATGCTGTAATTCTGAATGCGGAGCAATAGTAAGTTTTGATAACATTCACTGTAATTTTAGGCCTGAACTGGCTATAGAGTTATGGAACACTCGCGCAGAGGTGAAATCATGA